Genomic segment of Calderihabitans maritimus:
TGAGGATGAGCGGAAAGACATTGAGGAAAAGGCTAAATCTTGTGTAAAGTTTGCTAAACTGTCGTTAAAGATTTTTGAGGATGTGGTACTCAAAAATAAAAGTTATGTTGAGTTGATTCAGGGAGAAGTTTACCGTATTAATACGTATTTTATGGGTTTGGTCGACGAGAACAATAAGGTCAACTTCTATGATGGGAAAGTTAGAGTGGTTGACCAGGAAGGTAAGGAATTTGCGAAATTTGATGCCCAAGAATATCTTGACCATATTGCTGAACATGTGGAGCCTTGGACATATTTGAAATTTCCGTACCTGAAAAAAGTAGGATGGAAAGGCTTCGTGGATGGTGTTGACAGTGGGATCTACCGGGTTGGGCCGCTGGCTCGTTTAAATGTTGCCGATGGAATGGCTACACCAATGGCTCAGGAAGCCTATGAAAGGATGTACGAAACTTTAGGGAAGAAACCCGTCCAGGCTACTTTAGCCTACCACTGGGCAAGGCTGGTGGAATTAATGTATGCCGCGGAAAGATTACTGGAATTGGCCGTTGATGAAGCGATTACAAGTAAAGATATTCGTCGTCTCCCCACTGCTACGCCGTCAGAAGGGGTGGGAATTGTGGAAGCTCCCCGGGGTACTTTATTTCATCACTACCGCACCGATGCTAATGGTATGATTGAAAAGGTTAACCTGATTGTGGCCACCGGAAATAATAACGCGGCTATGAATATGTCCGTGAAGAAAGCAGCGCAGGAATTAATTAAAAACGGCCAGGTGGAGCAGGGGCTGTTAAATATGGTTGAGATGGCATTCCGAGCTTACGATCCCTGCATGGCATGTGCTACCCACTCTCTGCCGGGTCAAATGCCTCTGGAAATTCGGATATTTGATGCGGAGAAAACCTTATGTCACAAAATAATACGGTAGCCCCCAAAACCATTGTCATCGGATTGGGCAATCCCATCCTGGCAGATGATGGCGTGGGGATTTATGCTTTGCAGGAACTGCAAAAGTCGGTCGCTCACCCCGATGTCACCTTTATGGAATGTTCTTTAGCCGGTTTTAATCTCCTAGACCTTTTACAAGGGTATCAGAAGGCTATTATTATCGATTCTATTAAAACCGGTAAAGGAGAAATCGGTGAAGTCTACAGACTAGATATCGACTCCCTGTTCTCCACGGTACGTTTGGCTTCCGTCCACGAGATTAACTTTGCTACCGCTTTAGAACTTGGACGCATGATGGATCTAGATATGCCCAGTGACATTGAAATCTATGTGGTGGAAGTGGAAGACAATAGTACCTTCCGGGAAGGCTGCTGTGCCAAAGTAGCAGCGGCCATCCCGGTCATTAAAGAAGCTGTGATTAAATCTTTGGAAAAAATTTATGGGAAGGTATAAATGAAAGATACGGCATGCTGGCCGTTTGAACCCAAAAATACCAGGAAAGAAGCCCTTTTCTTATAGGGGCTTTTTTGTTAAAGTATATCTAGGCAAAACGGAAATACTGTGGCTAAGGTGATAAAATAATG
This window contains:
- a CDS encoding Ni/Fe hydrogenase subunit alpha; the encoded protein is MLKKISIDPITRLEGHGKIDIFLNDEGNVENAYLQIPELRGFEKFCEGRPAEELPRIVSRICGVCPEAHHLASTKALDAVWSVEPTPTAKKLRELMYCAHIIHSHTAHFYALAAPDFVLGPDAKPEERNILGVIAKVGLEIGKEVIKHRSYAQQIQAIIGGKATHPVCGLPGGMSKGLNEDERKDIEEKAKSCVKFAKLSLKIFEDVVLKNKSYVELIQGEVYRINTYFMGLVDENNKVNFYDGKVRVVDQEGKEFAKFDAQEYLDHIAEHVEPWTYLKFPYLKKVGWKGFVDGVDSGIYRVGPLARLNVADGMATPMAQEAYERMYETLGKKPVQATLAYHWARLVELMYAAERLLELAVDEAITSKDIRRLPTATPSEGVGIVEAPRGTLFHHYRTDANGMIEKVNLIVATGNNNAAMNMSVKKAAQELIKNGQVEQGLLNMVEMAFRAYDPCMACATHSLPGQMPLEIRIFDAEKTLCHKIIR
- a CDS encoding hydrogenase maturation protease — its product is MSQNNTVAPKTIVIGLGNPILADDGVGIYALQELQKSVAHPDVTFMECSLAGFNLLDLLQGYQKAIIIDSIKTGKGEIGEVYRLDIDSLFSTVRLASVHEINFATALELGRMMDLDMPSDIEIYVVEVEDNSTFREGCCAKVAAAIPVIKEAVIKSLEKIYGKV